In Oceanobacillus sp. FSL K6-2867, one DNA window encodes the following:
- a CDS encoding DEAD/DEAH box helicase — MTEIRFTDYKLSEDIMTALNSLGFEKPTEVQSKVIPLVLEKKDLVAKSQTGSGKTASYGIPICELVDWLENKPQALVLTPTRELAVQVKDDLTNIGRFKRIKATAIYGKQPIAIQKTELKQKNHVVVGTPGRVFDHIERGTLSLDKIQYLVVDEADEMLNMGFIEQVKAIINKLPKERVTLLFSATIPEAVKSLAEKYMKDPIDIAIKASGLTTDKIEHLLYNVPEQGKLSLLKDITIVENPDSCIIFCRTKDRVDTLCDELIDSGYSADKIHGGMEQDDRLAVMNDFKKGEFRYLIATDVAARGIDIENITHVINYDIPLEKESYVHRTGRTARAGSSGKAITLVTPFEDRFLNEIEEYIGFNITAKHAPANEDIARTKPAFKEKMDKRPLLEKSKSEQLNKEIMKLYFNGGKKKKLRAVDFVGTIAKIDGVAVEDIGIITIQDTASFVEILNGKGPLVLETMKHTKIKGKLLKVYEANKN; from the coding sequence ATGACAGAGATACGTTTCACCGATTATAAACTAAGCGAAGACATAATGACTGCACTAAATAGCTTAGGTTTCGAAAAACCAACAGAGGTGCAAAGCAAGGTTATTCCACTTGTGTTAGAGAAGAAAGATCTCGTTGCGAAATCACAAACAGGAAGTGGGAAGACAGCTTCTTACGGGATTCCAATCTGTGAGCTAGTCGATTGGCTCGAAAATAAGCCACAGGCACTTGTCTTAACCCCGACAAGAGAACTCGCTGTCCAAGTGAAGGATGACTTGACCAATATAGGAAGATTTAAACGAATTAAGGCAACAGCCATTTATGGGAAACAGCCGATTGCCATTCAAAAAACGGAATTGAAACAAAAAAATCATGTTGTGGTTGGTACCCCTGGACGTGTATTTGATCATATTGAAAGAGGTACCCTTTCCCTCGATAAGATTCAATATCTTGTCGTTGATGAAGCAGACGAAATGTTGAATATGGGATTTATTGAACAAGTAAAAGCAATTATTAATAAGTTACCAAAAGAAAGGGTTACCCTGTTATTCTCGGCTACCATACCAGAAGCAGTGAAAAGCCTAGCAGAGAAGTATATGAAAGACCCGATTGATATTGCAATAAAAGCGTCTGGACTGACAACGGATAAAATCGAACATCTCCTTTATAACGTTCCTGAACAAGGGAAACTCTCCTTGCTTAAAGACATAACGATTGTTGAAAATCCAGACAGCTGCATCATTTTTTGCCGAACAAAAGATAGAGTCGATACGTTGTGTGATGAATTAATCGATTCAGGCTATAGCGCCGATAAAATCCATGGCGGTATGGAACAAGACGATCGTTTAGCAGTCATGAATGATTTTAAAAAAGGAGAATTCCGTTATTTAATTGCGACAGATGTAGCTGCAAGAGGAATTGATATTGAGAATATTACCCATGTCATTAATTATGATATTCCATTAGAAAAAGAAAGCTATGTCCATCGTACAGGCAGAACGGCACGAGCAGGCTCCAGCGGAAAAGCGATTACCTTGGTAACGCCATTTGAAGATCGCTTTTTGAATGAAATAGAGGAATATATTGGTTTTAACATTACAGCGAAGCATGCACCTGCAAATGAAGACATTGCACGTACTAAACCTGCTTTTAAGGAAAAAATGGACAAGCGACCACTCTTGGAAAAGTCTAAAAGTGAACAACTAAATAAAGAAATCATGAAGTTATATTTTAATGGTGGAAAGAAAAAGAAGCTTCGAGCAGTTGATTTCGTTGGCACAATTGCAAAAATAGATGGTGTAGCGGTAGAGGATATTGGTATTATTACAATCCAAGATACGGCATCTTTCGTGGAAATATTAAATGGAAAAGGGCCACTTGTATTGGAAACGATGAAGCATACGAAAATAAAAGGGAAATTATTGAAAGTTTATGAAGCGAATAAGAATTAA
- a CDS encoding FAD-dependent oxidoreductase translates to MGNVQHCDIVVIGGGIMGAAISYYGTKAGLEITVLEKHELASGTSSKCDGNILAIDKDPGFDSQMSLKSQQFVHELSKELEIPFEYRNPGSILVCENDEEMEAASKWVQQQKDAGLDFRMLDRSDLRNESKYFADDLFGGLECKTDSTVNPYMLTFSMFHRAQKFGAKVHTKTEVTNVTKNPSGQFVIETTNGTFTANKVVNACGVWAPFIGEMLEVTIPIKPRKGQLIVASRQQPVGLRKVMEFGYLISKFGGTRKVDPITEKYGVALVFEPTESQNFLIGSSREFSGFNTTVNHEVTKYIARRAVRFYPKIADMTVIRTYAGLRPWTEDHLPIISHVEQVPGFYIAAGHEGDGISLAAVTGKLIEEMLSEKQTCIPVQPLRHDRFKERVVQ, encoded by the coding sequence GTGGGCAACGTACAGCATTGTGACATCGTCGTCATTGGTGGAGGGATTATGGGGGCTGCTATATCCTATTATGGAACAAAAGCTGGATTGGAGATAACGGTGTTAGAAAAGCATGAACTAGCCAGTGGAACATCTTCAAAGTGCGATGGAAACATATTGGCCATTGATAAAGATCCAGGCTTTGATAGTCAAATGTCTTTAAAAAGCCAGCAATTCGTACATGAATTGAGTAAAGAGCTAGAAATACCATTTGAATACCGTAATCCTGGCAGTATTTTGGTTTGTGAGAATGATGAAGAAATGGAAGCTGCAAGTAAATGGGTACAGCAACAAAAGGATGCTGGATTGGATTTTCGGATGCTTGATCGGTCTGATTTAAGAAATGAATCAAAGTATTTTGCGGATGATTTATTTGGTGGATTGGAATGTAAGACAGACTCGACAGTGAATCCATATATGCTTACCTTTTCTATGTTTCATCGTGCTCAAAAATTTGGAGCAAAGGTACATACGAAGACAGAGGTAACAAATGTAACCAAAAATCCATCTGGCCAATTTGTAATTGAGACAACGAATGGCACATTTACAGCGAACAAAGTGGTGAATGCATGTGGGGTATGGGCACCTTTTATTGGAGAAATGTTAGAAGTGACTATTCCCATTAAACCAAGAAAAGGACAGCTTATTGTAGCATCCAGACAGCAGCCAGTTGGATTGCGAAAGGTAATGGAATTTGGCTATCTTATCTCGAAGTTTGGTGGAACGAGAAAAGTGGATCCCATAACGGAAAAGTATGGAGTTGCGCTAGTGTTTGAACCAACTGAAAGCCAAAATTTTCTCATTGGAAGTAGCCGGGAATTTTCAGGATTTAATACGACGGTGAATCATGAAGTAACGAAGTATATTGCGAGAAGAGCTGTTCGCTTTTATCCAAAGATAGCGGATATGACAGTTATTCGAACTTATGCTGGTTTAAGACCGTGGACAGAGGATCACTTGCCTATCATTTCTCATGTAGAACAAGTTCCTGGCTTTTATATTGCAGCTGGGCATGAAGGAGATGGAATTAGCTTGGCGGCTGTGACAGGAAAACTTATCGAAGAAATGTTATCAGAGAAACAAACCTGTATACCAGTTCAACCGCTACGCCATGATCGATTTAAAGAAAGGGTGGTTCAATAG
- a CDS encoding cystathionine gamma-synthase family protein has protein sequence MTNQNMKMGTKAVWAGEKEYLVHGATQVPVVLSVAYNYDDMDEWYDVATGKKKGHIYGRNTNPTVQSFEDKMKALEGAEAATSFSTGMAAISNIFSTFLVPGDRIVSIKDTYGGTNKIFTEFLPRQQIDVVLCETGNHEQIESEVTKGCKILYLETPTNPTVKITDIERMAKAGHEAGALVIVDNTFGTPINQNPLSLGVDLVLHSATKFLGGHADALGGVVCGSHELIEKIYHYREINGATMDPMAAYLTLRGIKTLHLRVRQQCENAMKLAKYLQTKDLVEAVYYPGLETHPNHEIAKKQMKDFGGMLSFAVKGGVDTVRDLLPKLQLANRAANLGAVETTVGPARTTSHIECTPEERAAMGIPEGLIRVSCGIEDIDDLIADFEQAFNYVESV, from the coding sequence ATGACAAACCAAAACATGAAAATGGGTACAAAAGCAGTATGGGCAGGAGAAAAGGAATATTTAGTACATGGTGCAACACAAGTGCCTGTCGTTCTGAGTGTAGCATACAACTACGATGATATGGATGAGTGGTATGATGTAGCAACCGGAAAGAAAAAAGGACATATTTATGGGAGAAATACCAATCCAACTGTACAATCTTTTGAAGACAAAATGAAGGCTCTTGAGGGAGCTGAAGCGGCAACAAGTTTTTCAACAGGAATGGCTGCGATCAGCAATATTTTCTCTACATTTTTAGTGCCAGGAGACCGTATTGTTTCTATTAAAGATACCTACGGTGGAACCAATAAAATCTTCACGGAATTTTTACCGCGTCAACAAATCGACGTCGTTCTTTGTGAAACAGGAAATCATGAACAAATCGAATCAGAAGTAACAAAAGGTTGTAAAATTTTATATTTAGAAACACCTACCAACCCAACCGTTAAAATTACGGATATTGAACGTATGGCAAAAGCGGGACATGAAGCTGGGGCTCTCGTGATTGTTGATAACACATTTGGAACTCCGATTAATCAAAATCCACTTTCACTTGGTGTCGATTTAGTTCTCCATAGTGCAACAAAATTTCTGGGCGGTCACGCAGATGCACTTGGTGGGGTTGTATGCGGTTCACATGAACTCATTGAAAAAATTTATCATTACCGTGAAATTAACGGTGCGACAATGGACCCAATGGCCGCATATTTAACGTTGCGTGGAATAAAAACACTCCATCTGCGTGTCAGGCAGCAGTGTGAAAATGCAATGAAACTAGCTAAATATTTACAAACAAAGGATTTAGTAGAAGCTGTTTATTATCCTGGTCTTGAAACACATCCAAATCATGAGATTGCGAAAAAACAAATGAAGGATTTTGGCGGTATGCTTAGTTTTGCGGTAAAAGGTGGAGTCGATACAGTAAGAGATCTTCTTCCCAAACTTCAGCTTGCTAACCGTGCAGCAAATCTCGGGGCTGTTGAAACAACAGTAGGTCCTGCTCGTACGACAAGCCATATTGAATGTACACCAGAGGAACGTGCTGCAATGGGTATTCCTGAAGGCTTAATCCGGGTGTCTTGCGGAATTGAGGATATCGATGATTTAATTGCAGATTTTGAGCAGGCATTTAACTATGTTGAAAGTGTTTGA
- a CDS encoding NAD(P)/FAD-dependent oxidoreductase, translating to MNKVIIIGSGPAGLTAAITCAQKGLDVCVIDEYMKPGGRLLGQLYEQPDGTWWNGINESNKLFQQAADLGVQFHLETAVFNIEKKDSLWMVYTDKETFQTTTLLLATGAAEAPVPIPGWTLPGVMSVGAAQVMANVHRVKPGSRGIIIGINVLSSAIAMELKLAGVDIACLALPKDNQITHESAHPKKVLDSLLHVAHMAPSSFIKLGSKLMKSNFMKELGVTFYPRNGVKMWDIPIQLKKAVIEIYGEQEVEGVTIASINNKGEIISGSEEKIAVDFVCIAGGLYPLAELAALTGCPFHYIEELGGYVPLHNEQMETSVEGLFVAGNITGIEGAKVAGAQGRIAGLSIAKRTGQHQLDEELKDAIKQVADTRKNAYIQFHPEIERGRRMVQEEWNQYLESNTVDSF from the coding sequence ATGAATAAGGTCATTATTATTGGTTCTGGTCCTGCTGGATTAACAGCCGCTATCACATGTGCTCAAAAGGGGTTAGATGTATGTGTTATTGATGAATACATGAAACCAGGCGGTCGTTTGCTGGGTCAGCTTTATGAACAGCCAGATGGTACCTGGTGGAATGGAATCAATGAATCCAATAAATTATTTCAACAGGCTGCAGATCTGGGTGTTCAATTCCACTTAGAAACAGCCGTCTTTAATATTGAAAAGAAAGATAGTCTATGGATGGTTTACACAGACAAAGAAACCTTTCAAACAACTACTCTATTACTAGCAACTGGAGCTGCTGAGGCTCCAGTACCAATCCCAGGCTGGACATTGCCTGGAGTTATGTCTGTTGGAGCTGCACAGGTAATGGCGAATGTACATCGTGTAAAACCTGGAAGCCGCGGAATTATAATAGGTATTAATGTGCTATCGTCCGCTATCGCCATGGAATTAAAACTCGCAGGTGTAGATATTGCTTGCCTTGCCCTGCCGAAAGACAATCAAATTACTCATGAATCTGCACATCCCAAGAAGGTATTAGATTCATTACTTCACGTTGCCCATATGGCCCCTTCCTCTTTTATAAAATTAGGAAGCAAATTAATGAAAAGTAATTTTATGAAAGAGTTAGGTGTTACATTTTATCCTAGAAATGGTGTGAAAATGTGGGACATTCCCATTCAACTAAAAAAGGCTGTCATTGAAATTTATGGGGAACAGGAAGTTGAGGGGGTAACGATCGCATCCATTAACAACAAAGGCGAGATTATATCAGGGAGTGAAGAAAAAATTGCAGTTGATTTTGTCTGTATCGCTGGTGGTCTTTATCCATTAGCGGAATTAGCAGCACTTACCGGATGTCCTTTTCATTATATCGAGGAACTCGGTGGCTATGTACCATTACATAATGAGCAAATGGAGACATCAGTAGAAGGTTTATTTGTCGCTGGCAACATAACTGGTATAGAAGGAGCAAAGGTTGCTGGTGCCCAAGGAAGAATTGCTGGTTTATCCATCGCTAAGCGCACGGGACAACATCAGTTAGACGAAGAGCTAAAAGATGCTATTAAACAAGTAGCAGATACGAGAAAGAATGCTTATATCCAGTTTCATCCAGAGATTGAACGCGGGAGAAGGATGGTCCAGGAGGAATGGAATCAATACCTGGAAAGTAATACTGTCGATTCATTTTAA
- a CDS encoding PucR family transcriptional regulator ligand-binding domain-containing protein, which produces MRLTMEGVLNREMLENAKIITGENVVSERYVQWISVIELPVENFVRKNEAVLTTAIGCSDDVTVLKGFVQDIIDAEASALLIATGRYIFDIPSEVIELAEKHDFIIVELPWEIRFASIVEEIMKEINDIHYKEREKSEKVQQEFFKLILKNTAFQPIAKFIQRKIGCSIVITNRTGEMQEKEMHTQTFIQKWEGYVLQEVFPVKRDAALLTRNPMFQKFHMVEVDRQTVLQLPVLHVLGEPQGYFFVIIPPDTNVEAYLTPYRVNVLEHAATTIALWFSRKNAIEETKMRLHSDFVQELAKGEFMSYEKANARATLLGYRINLPYVCMIGIPENLRELFRKQKQAHYSYENWLENMILYIREEIFYAAQSLNREVMMTYQDEQLLLFIEIPCKNENATSFLDLVERRLGNLLPGVVLSWGIGSYREGYQGFSESYQHAGVALTIGRRKKGIGHRMLYEHTRVDRVLLNLVQNQEMKEIVMTTIEQLVQYDEQRNMDLIGTFRTFNKFRGNVSQTARVLNLHRQSLLYRLRKIESLTGLSLVDPDDLFLLDLSIRSWRIGVFEQGDKK; this is translated from the coding sequence ATGAGGTTAACAATGGAAGGTGTACTGAATAGAGAAATGCTGGAAAACGCGAAAATAATCACAGGGGAGAATGTTGTAAGCGAGCGATATGTCCAATGGATTTCCGTCATTGAGTTGCCTGTTGAAAATTTTGTTCGTAAAAATGAGGCTGTATTAACAACCGCCATTGGATGTAGTGATGATGTAACCGTGTTAAAAGGTTTTGTGCAAGATATTATAGACGCAGAGGCATCAGCTTTATTGATTGCTACGGGTAGATATATATTTGATATTCCTAGTGAGGTCATTGAATTAGCGGAAAAGCATGATTTTATAATAGTTGAACTACCGTGGGAAATCCGTTTTGCAAGTATTGTGGAAGAAATTATGAAGGAGATTAACGATATTCATTATAAGGAAAGGGAGAAGTCAGAGAAAGTTCAGCAGGAATTTTTTAAACTGATTTTAAAGAATACAGCATTTCAACCGATCGCGAAATTTATCCAAAGAAAGATTGGTTGTTCGATTGTTATTACGAATCGAACAGGAGAGATGCAAGAAAAAGAAATGCATACACAAACATTCATTCAGAAATGGGAGGGGTACGTTTTACAAGAAGTCTTTCCAGTGAAAAGAGATGCTGCGTTATTAACTCGTAATCCAATGTTTCAGAAATTCCACATGGTAGAAGTAGACCGTCAAACTGTACTGCAGCTCCCAGTACTTCATGTTTTAGGCGAACCGCAAGGCTATTTTTTTGTAATCATACCTCCTGATACCAATGTCGAAGCATATTTAACACCGTATCGCGTAAATGTATTGGAACATGCTGCTACAACAATAGCACTTTGGTTTTCAAGAAAAAACGCAATTGAAGAAACAAAAATGCGACTTCACAGTGATTTTGTACAGGAGCTTGCAAAAGGGGAATTTATGTCTTATGAAAAAGCGAATGCACGTGCAACATTATTGGGGTATCGCATTAACCTTCCCTACGTTTGTATGATTGGAATCCCTGAGAATCTTAGGGAACTTTTTCGTAAACAAAAACAAGCTCATTATTCCTATGAAAATTGGCTGGAGAACATGATTCTTTATATCAGGGAAGAAATTTTTTATGCAGCACAATCACTGAATCGAGAAGTAATGATGACCTATCAAGATGAACAACTTCTGCTATTCATAGAAATTCCTTGTAAAAATGAGAATGCTACAAGTTTTTTGGATTTAGTAGAGAGAAGGTTAGGGAATTTACTGCCTGGGGTTGTATTATCATGGGGGATTGGAAGCTATCGGGAAGGGTATCAAGGATTTTCAGAGAGTTATCAACATGCGGGCGTTGCTTTAACAATTGGCAGGCGCAAAAAAGGAATCGGCCATCGGATGTTGTATGAACACACTCGAGTTGATCGTGTCCTGTTAAATCTCGTACAAAATCAGGAAATGAAAGAAATCGTTATGACGACGATTGAACAGCTTGTTCAATATGATGAGCAGCGGAATATGGATTTAATTGGTACATTTCGTACATTTAACAAATTCCGCGGGAATGTAAGTCAAACAGCTCGTGTCTTGAATTTGCATCGACAATCCTTGTTGTATCGACTTCGAAAAATTGAATCGCTGACAGGGCTTTCGCTCGTTGATCCAGACGATTTATTTTTATTAGATTTAAGTATCAGGTCTTGGAGAATAGGTGTATTCGAACAAGGAGATAAAAAGTAA
- a CDS encoding (2Fe-2S)-binding protein, protein MTLRVTDHPILGSQEEKKEVTFTFNNKQYMGYEEESLAAALLANGIRTLRHHEESGSPRGIYCNIGHCFECRVSINGKQGVRACLTPLKENMIVESHSKLPTPVRDWRSSDE, encoded by the coding sequence ATGACACTTCGAGTTACGGACCACCCTATCCTAGGGAGTCAAGAAGAGAAAAAGGAAGTTACCTTTACTTTTAATAATAAGCAATACATGGGCTATGAAGAGGAATCTTTAGCTGCTGCGCTATTAGCAAATGGAATTCGCACTCTTCGCCACCATGAAGAAAGTGGTTCCCCACGGGGAATCTATTGTAACATCGGCCATTGCTTTGAATGCAGAGTAAGCATAAACGGCAAGCAAGGAGTTCGCGCCTGTCTTACCCCTTTAAAAGAGAATATGATTGTGGAAAGCCATAGCAAACTGCCAACACCAGTAAGAGATTGGAGGTCCTCTGATGAATAA
- a CDS encoding M24 family metallopeptidase, translating into MSFGTAEYKRRIRKTKERMAAEGVEVLLITDPANMNYLSGYDAWSFYVHQMLVIINEDEQPLWIGRGMDRNAARVTTWLYDENIIPYPDDYVQSDTKHPMDFVACILTQIGQGNRSIGVEMESYYFTAKCYGQLLKGLPNATFKDATLLVNWVRIVKSNAEIDYMKRAAVIVEKAMMDGIGLIKEGVRECDVAAKIFHTQITGTEEFGGDYPAIMPLLPSGDKNSTPHLTWTDKRYKRGDAVILELAGCYKRYHSPLARTVNIGQPNDAFITLSNLVVEGLNACIDMIKPGIYCEEIEETWRKAIEKSGIMKDSRLGYSMGLNYPPDWGEHTASIRKGDKTLLQPNMTFHLIPGIWLDQYGFEASESIRITETGCETFAKLQRELFITDEILAKNETQT; encoded by the coding sequence ATGTCATTTGGAACAGCAGAGTATAAAAGGCGAATTCGAAAAACAAAGGAAAGAATGGCAGCAGAAGGGGTTGAAGTATTGCTCATTACAGACCCGGCAAATATGAATTACTTGTCTGGTTATGATGCTTGGTCCTTTTATGTTCATCAAATGCTGGTCATTATTAATGAGGATGAGCAGCCATTATGGATTGGCAGGGGAATGGATAGAAACGCAGCAAGAGTAACAACTTGGCTTTATGATGAAAACATTATTCCTTACCCAGATGATTATGTCCAATCTGATACGAAACACCCGATGGACTTTGTGGCATGTATTTTAACACAAATTGGCCAAGGGAACCGTTCCATAGGAGTTGAAATGGAAAGCTATTATTTTACAGCAAAATGTTACGGGCAATTGCTAAAAGGATTACCAAATGCAACATTCAAAGATGCAACCCTTCTCGTGAACTGGGTTCGCATTGTTAAATCGAATGCAGAGATTGACTATATGAAACGAGCAGCAGTCATTGTAGAAAAAGCAATGATGGATGGAATTGGTCTAATCAAGGAAGGTGTTCGGGAATGTGATGTTGCTGCGAAAATTTTCCATACGCAAATCACTGGAACAGAAGAATTCGGGGGAGATTATCCAGCAATTATGCCTTTGCTTCCATCAGGAGATAAAAATTCAACACCACACTTAACGTGGACAGATAAACGGTATAAGCGTGGTGATGCGGTAATCTTAGAATTAGCTGGTTGTTACAAACGTTACCATTCACCCCTGGCACGAACAGTAAATATCGGCCAGCCAAACGATGCATTTATAACACTTTCAAACCTGGTTGTTGAAGGTTTAAACGCTTGTATTGACATGATAAAACCAGGGATTTACTGTGAGGAAATTGAAGAGACGTGGAGAAAAGCAATCGAGAAAAGTGGCATTATGAAAGATTCGCGTCTAGGTTATTCGATGGGATTGAATTATCCTCCTGATTGGGGAGAGCATACAGCAAGTATTCGTAAAGGAGATAAAACACTCCTCCAGCCGAATATGACCTTCCATCTTATTCCAGGGATATGGTTAGATCAATATGGTTTTGAAGCAAGTGAATCGATTCGCATTACGGAAACTGGCTGTGAAACATTTGCAAAGCTACAAAGGGAGTTGTTTATTACGGATGAAATTTTAGCAAAGAACGAGACGCAGACCTGA
- a CDS encoding (2Fe-2S)-binding protein: MIICRCEEVTYQELLDTAATYKCSARELKLRTRAGMGYCGGRTCRSMVDQAAKQVGSEQSIKNISLKYQPPIRPINFADLGGEGK, translated from the coding sequence ATGATTATTTGCAGATGTGAAGAAGTAACCTATCAAGAATTATTGGACACTGCAGCAACATATAAATGTTCAGCAAGAGAATTAAAGCTCAGGACACGTGCAGGAATGGGCTACTGTGGCGGGAGAACTTGCCGAAGTATGGTGGACCAAGCAGCAAAGCAAGTCGGAAGTGAGCAAAGTATTAAAAATATATCCTTAAAATACCAGCCACCAATTAGACCTATAAACTTTGCAGATCTAGGGGGAGAAGGAAAATGA
- a CDS encoding sigma 54-interacting transcriptional regulator, which produces MNVEKKIKLAIKQDFLLITDIKKNGKELRNILQTNKPKKLLFKNQNNTYLIELVPDTDHLNYYPCKEVSADIDVNEAIKLLEEYRFIVLKEKKNYIGYLRTFDLFTLLRNEYKQLNAYYQAILETMDGSCTVIDANQNVLVWTKGAEKLFSVKQKDIIGKPITDFFSPKRLELLNTLKTGDSLQHKQHKAREDLVVLINSNPVYLDDEIIGAVVSEIDITSQIRLNNQLNNTTEKLFELEREANRFVPEDPFKLIRGNSKTLKKTTSMAEKAASTSTNILIHGESGVGKELFAKAIHTIREGNKAPFIAINCGAIPSSLFESEMFGYEKGAFSGADNKGKKGKVELAQGGTLFLDEIGEMPLEMQVKLLRLLQEKKFYAVGGTKEKTVDFRVIAATNRILKDLVEEGKFREDLYYRLNVVSLEIPPLRKRPEDIIELTHYFLYELSIKYNRPIYGISQEVMQALLNHEWQGNIRELKNVIERLIVFSEDGQVKLEHLPFDIDGLAIKNNSMTSIYENDSRPLADRLQEVERKILLHELKNENGNKLEVAKKLNITRATLYNRLSKLGIKN; this is translated from the coding sequence ATGAATGTTGAAAAAAAAATTAAATTAGCAATAAAACAGGATTTTTTACTCATTACGGATATTAAGAAAAATGGGAAAGAGCTAAGAAATATACTTCAAACCAACAAACCGAAAAAACTTCTTTTTAAAAATCAAAATAATACCTACTTAATTGAATTGGTTCCAGATACAGATCACCTAAACTACTATCCATGCAAAGAGGTTTCAGCAGATATAGATGTAAACGAAGCAATCAAACTGTTAGAAGAATATCGATTCATTGTCCTGAAAGAAAAGAAAAATTACATAGGATATCTCCGTACATTCGATTTATTTACATTACTTAGAAACGAGTACAAACAATTAAATGCTTATTACCAAGCTATTTTAGAAACAATGGATGGTTCATGTACTGTTATTGATGCCAATCAGAATGTACTCGTATGGACAAAAGGGGCAGAGAAGCTATTTTCTGTAAAACAAAAAGATATCATTGGAAAACCAATTACAGACTTCTTCAGTCCTAAACGGCTCGAACTGCTAAACACCTTAAAAACCGGCGATTCCCTTCAGCACAAACAGCATAAAGCAAGAGAAGACCTTGTCGTGTTAATCAACTCCAATCCTGTTTATTTAGACGATGAAATAATTGGTGCTGTCGTCTCTGAGATAGATATAACTAGCCAGATACGGTTAAATAATCAACTAAACAATACAACCGAAAAACTATTTGAACTTGAAAGAGAAGCTAATCGATTCGTACCTGAAGATCCATTTAAACTAATTCGCGGTAACAGTAAAACACTTAAGAAAACGACTTCCATGGCTGAGAAGGCAGCAAGTACGTCTACAAACATATTAATTCATGGAGAAAGCGGAGTAGGAAAGGAACTTTTCGCCAAAGCAATTCATACAATTCGTGAAGGCAATAAAGCCCCTTTTATTGCTATCAACTGTGGTGCCATTCCATCTTCTCTATTTGAAAGTGAAATGTTTGGCTATGAGAAAGGTGCTTTCTCTGGAGCGGACAATAAAGGAAAAAAAGGAAAGGTCGAACTGGCACAAGGCGGAACATTATTTCTGGATGAAATTGGAGAAATGCCTTTAGAAATGCAAGTAAAACTTTTAAGATTACTTCAAGAAAAGAAATTTTATGCTGTTGGTGGAACGAAAGAGAAAACAGTCGACTTCAGAGTAATTGCTGCAACAAATCGTATTTTGAAGGATTTAGTTGAGGAAGGTAAATTTCGCGAAGACCTTTATTATCGCTTAAATGTGGTAAGTCTTGAAATTCCGCCATTACGCAAACGACCAGAAGATATTATTGAATTAACACATTATTTTCTATATGAATTATCCATAAAATATAACCGGCCGATTTATGGAATTTCACAGGAAGTTATGCAGGCCCTATTAAACCATGAATGGCAAGGTAATATCAGGGAGCTAAAAAACGTCATCGAACGATTAATTGTTTTCTCTGAAGATGGCCAGGTTAAATTAGAACATTTACCTTTTGACATAGATGGACTGGCAATTAAAAACAATTCGATGACATCTATTTACGAAAATGACTCTCGTCCATTAGCTGACAGACTTCAAGAAGTGGAACGGAAAATACTTCTACATGAACTTAAAAATGAAAACGGAAACAAACTTGAGGTTGCAAAAAAACTGAACATCACCAGAGCAACGCTATATAATCGCTTGAGTAAATTGGGAATAAAAAACTAA